In a genomic window of Halococcus hamelinensis 100A6:
- a CDS encoding EamA family transporter, whose product MEFAEMNSAVLFGSITMVAWGIWIVVGNAASESIDPRTAAAISYLTAGLLAVGFVVVSDASLAVTARGGMLAGVAGLFTGIGLISMYMGFAQGSTTVVSTLGAMYFVVAAIISMGVLGEAITITRAVGIAFAVVGVVLVAR is encoded by the coding sequence ATGGAATTCGCAGAGATGAATTCGGCCGTCTTGTTCGGCTCGATTACGATGGTGGCGTGGGGGATCTGGATCGTCGTGGGCAACGCTGCATCGGAATCGATCGACCCCAGAACCGCGGCCGCCATCTCGTATCTGACGGCTGGCCTCCTCGCGGTCGGGTTCGTCGTCGTCTCGGACGCATCGCTCGCCGTGACTGCGAGGGGAGGGATGCTCGCCGGCGTGGCTGGGTTGTTCACCGGGATCGGCCTCATCTCGATGTACATGGGGTTCGCTCAGGGCTCCACGACGGTCGTCTCGACGCTCGGTGCCATGTACTTCGTCGTTGCAGCCATCATCAGTATGGGCGTGCTCGGGGAGGCGATCACGATAACGAGAGCCGTCGGTATCGCGTTCGCGGTCGTTGGCGTGGTTCTGGTCGCTCGATAG
- a CDS encoding uracil-DNA glycosylase — MAEYPDPDAKHPLAADCRRCPTLVEARECISWGNGPLDAELVVVGEAPGAGTPEADRWKGGNWTGMAYTARHSGRKIRDLMAEIGYGDECYYTNAVKCFPSDGEGSNREPTDDEHENCRPYLEAEIHEVDPRAVVATGKHATTSLLATDDRELDGFVDSVLDPVSLPGLETTLVPVLHPSYQEIWIPRLGYSSESYLDAIRETLAAVE; from the coding sequence GTGGCCGAGTATCCCGACCCCGACGCGAAGCACCCGCTCGCCGCCGACTGCCGGCGGTGCCCCACGCTGGTCGAGGCCCGCGAGTGCATCTCGTGGGGCAACGGCCCGCTCGATGCCGAACTCGTGGTCGTGGGCGAGGCACCCGGCGCGGGCACCCCCGAAGCCGACCGCTGGAAGGGCGGCAACTGGACCGGGATGGCCTACACCGCACGCCACTCCGGGCGGAAAATTCGGGACCTGATGGCCGAGATCGGCTACGGCGACGAGTGCTACTACACCAACGCCGTGAAGTGCTTTCCCTCGGACGGCGAGGGCTCGAACCGCGAACCCACGGACGACGAACACGAGAACTGTCGGCCGTATCTCGAAGCGGAGATCCACGAGGTCGACCCTCGAGCGGTGGTCGCCACCGGAAAACACGCCACGACGAGCCTGCTCGCCACCGACGACCGGGAACTCGACGGGTTCGTCGACTCGGTCCTCGACCCCGTTTCGCTCCCCGGTCTGGAGACGACCCTCGTGCCGGTCCTCCATCCCTCCTACCAGGAGATCTGGATCCCGCGGCTCGGCTACTCCTCCGAGTCGTATCTCGACGCGATCCGGGAGACGCTCGCGGCGGTCGAGTGA
- a CDS encoding archaeosine biosynthesis radical SAM protein RaSEA produces MSQPSPEVYESGRGMDAHNAAMREIRARNDRTYDPHEPTRVWVDEDNTPDGVRQSLTIILNTGGCRWARAGGCTMCGYVAESVEGGTVPHEALVDQLNACLEHERENADEPCPLIKIYTSGSFLDEREVPAAAREAVAEAFADRERIVLESLPDFVRPERLADFTEKGLAVDVAVGLETATDRVRHDCVNKYFDFDDFVAASERAADAGVGIKAYLLMKPPFLTESEAVTDMISSVERCAEYAHTVSMNPCNVQRHTMVEELYHDGGYRPPWLWSVAEVLRETADADAIVISDPVGHGSDRGPHNCGECDDHVQTAIKDFDLRQDPTVFDQVSCECEATWNVVMERETSYGMPLTN; encoded by the coding sequence ATGAGCCAGCCATCGCCGGAGGTCTACGAGTCCGGACGTGGGATGGACGCCCACAACGCCGCGATGCGCGAGATCCGCGCGCGCAACGACCGGACCTACGACCCCCACGAACCCACGCGGGTCTGGGTCGACGAGGACAACACGCCCGACGGCGTGCGCCAGTCGCTGACGATCATTCTGAACACCGGCGGCTGTCGCTGGGCGCGCGCCGGCGGCTGTACGATGTGCGGCTACGTCGCCGAATCCGTCGAGGGCGGCACCGTCCCGCACGAAGCGCTCGTCGACCAGTTGAACGCCTGCCTCGAACACGAACGCGAGAACGCCGACGAACCCTGCCCGCTGATCAAGATCTACACCTCGGGGAGCTTCCTCGACGAGCGCGAGGTGCCCGCCGCGGCCCGGGAGGCGGTCGCCGAGGCGTTCGCCGACCGCGAGCGGATCGTGCTCGAATCCCTGCCCGATTTCGTCCGACCCGAGCGCCTCGCCGACTTCACCGAAAAGGGGCTCGCGGTCGACGTCGCGGTGGGCCTCGAAACCGCCACGGATAGAGTTCGCCACGACTGCGTCAACAAGTACTTCGATTTCGACGACTTCGTCGCGGCGAGCGAGCGCGCCGCGGACGCGGGCGTCGGGATCAAAGCCTACCTCCTGATGAAACCGCCCTTCCTCACCGAATCGGAGGCCGTCACCGACATGATCTCCTCGGTCGAGCGGTGTGCCGAGTACGCCCATACCGTGTCGATGAACCCCTGTAACGTCCAGCGTCACACGATGGTCGAGGAGCTCTACCACGACGGCGGCTACCGCCCGCCGTGGCTCTGGTCGGTGGCCGAGGTCCTCCGCGAGACCGCCGACGCCGACGCCATCGTGATCTCCGACCCCGTCGGCCACGGCTCGGACCGCGGCCCCCACAATTGCGGGGAGTGCGACGACCACGTCCAGACGGCTATCAAGGACTTCGACCTCCGCCAGGACCCGACCGTCTTCGATCAGGTCTCCTGTGAGTGCGAGGCGACCTGGAACGTGGTGATGGAGCGCGAGACGAGCTACGGGATGCCGCTGACGAACTGA
- the glmS gene encoding glutamine--fructose-6-phosphate transaminase (isomerizing) has product MCGVIGCVGRPDETLDVLMHGLSKLEYRGYDSAGVALANGSVEIEKRAGKLENLEAALDGVSLEGAVGIGHTRWSTHGPPNDRNAHPHADCEGQVAVLHNGIIENYQAIKDELQAAGHEFESDTDTEVVPHLIESALADGATEEDAFRAAIRRIEGSYAIAAVFADHEAVYCARQDSPLVLGVGDDATYLGSDVPAFRAFTDRVIYLEDGELARIDEGGWEVSTLDGEPVEKSINTVNWDPEDTGKSGYDHFMLKEIHEQPRSLRQCLQGRVDELGGQVELDELAGVNPTSVQFVACGTSYHAALYGARLFQEAGIPAQAFLASEYVTAPPPVDDALVVGVTQSGETADTLSALRAAKRLGARTLGLTNVVGSTVARECDHVLYIRAGPEIGVAASKTFASQLVTLNLFSLAVTDDHDRESIGSLRDLPSTVQEILDDSVAAEVATAYLDADAYFFIGRGLNHPVALEGALKLKEITYRHAEGFAAGELKHGPLALVTDNTPVIAVATGDDEFARKTVGNVKEVEARDAPVIAVTDGQSDIERYADHVLRVPETHPRTAAVLASVQLQLFAYHTAADLGRSIDKPRNLAKSVTVE; this is encoded by the coding sequence ATGTGTGGCGTGATCGGCTGTGTTGGACGGCCCGACGAGACGCTCGACGTGTTGATGCACGGCCTCTCGAAGCTCGAATACCGGGGCTACGACTCGGCGGGCGTCGCGCTCGCCAACGGCTCCGTCGAGATCGAAAAGCGGGCGGGCAAGCTCGAAAACCTCGAAGCCGCGCTCGACGGCGTCAGCCTCGAAGGGGCGGTGGGGATCGGCCACACCCGGTGGTCGACTCACGGCCCGCCGAACGACCGCAACGCCCACCCGCACGCCGACTGCGAGGGGCAGGTCGCGGTGCTCCACAACGGCATCATCGAGAACTACCAGGCGATCAAGGACGAACTCCAGGCCGCGGGCCACGAGTTCGAGAGCGACACCGACACCGAGGTGGTGCCCCACCTCATCGAGTCGGCGCTCGCCGACGGCGCGACCGAGGAGGACGCCTTCCGGGCGGCGATCCGGCGGATCGAGGGGAGCTACGCCATCGCGGCGGTGTTCGCCGACCACGAGGCGGTCTACTGCGCCCGCCAGGACTCCCCGCTGGTGCTCGGCGTCGGCGACGACGCGACCTACCTCGGCAGCGACGTCCCGGCCTTCCGGGCGTTCACCGACCGCGTGATCTACCTCGAGGACGGCGAACTCGCGCGGATCGACGAGGGCGGTTGGGAAGTCTCGACCCTCGACGGCGAGCCGGTCGAGAAGAGCATCAACACGGTGAACTGGGACCCCGAGGACACCGGGAAGAGCGGCTACGACCACTTCATGCTGAAGGAGATCCACGAACAGCCCCGGTCGCTCCGGCAGTGTCTCCAGGGCCGGGTCGACGAACTCGGGGGGCAGGTCGAGCTCGACGAGCTCGCCGGCGTCAACCCGACCAGCGTCCAGTTCGTCGCCTGTGGCACCTCCTATCACGCCGCGCTCTACGGTGCGCGGCTGTTCCAGGAGGCCGGGATCCCGGCCCAGGCGTTCCTCGCGAGCGAGTACGTCACCGCGCCGCCGCCGGTCGACGACGCGCTCGTCGTCGGCGTCACGCAGAGCGGCGAGACCGCCGACACCCTGAGCGCGCTCCGGGCGGCCAAACGCCTCGGGGCGCGGACCCTCGGGCTCACCAACGTCGTGGGCTCGACCGTCGCGCGCGAGTGCGACCACGTGCTCTACATCCGGGCGGGCCCCGAGATCGGCGTCGCGGCCTCGAAGACGTTCGCCTCCCAGCTGGTGACGCTCAACCTCTTCTCGCTCGCCGTCACCGACGACCACGACCGCGAGAGCATCGGTTCGCTCCGGGACCTCCCCAGCACGGTTCAGGAGATCCTCGACGACTCGGTCGCCGCCGAGGTCGCGACGGCGTACCTCGACGCCGACGCCTACTTCTTCATCGGCCGGGGGCTGAACCACCCGGTGGCGCTCGAAGGCGCGCTGAAGCTCAAGGAGATCACCTACCGCCACGCCGAGGGGTTCGCCGCGGGCGAACTCAAACACGGCCCGCTCGCGCTCGTCACCGACAACACCCCCGTCATCGCGGTCGCCACCGGCGACGACGAGTTCGCCAGGAAGACCGTGGGCAACGTCAAGGAGGTCGAGGCGCGCGACGCGCCCGTGATCGCCGTCACCGACGGCCAGTCGGACATCGAGCGCTACGCCGACCACGTGCTCCGGGTCCCCGAAACCCATCCGCGGACCGCCGCGGTGCTCGCGAGCGTCCAGCTCCAGCTGTTCGCCTACCACACCGCCGCCGACCTCGGCCGCTCGATCGACAAACCCCGCAACCTCGCCAAGAGCGTCACCGTCGAGTAA
- a CDS encoding VanZ family protein gives MDRRYRWLLVVVLAVVVLAGSVVPLPGGETTLGPFGLVGADKYTHAFAYLCLGGALAFALAPGQRWVGVAALAVVVTSLYGGGIEVVQGFVGRDPSLLDWGADVLGAIVGVALAIGFDRALQRRVWTER, from the coding sequence ATGGACCGCCGCTATCGCTGGCTCCTCGTGGTCGTCCTCGCCGTCGTCGTCCTCGCGGGGTCGGTCGTTCCGCTTCCCGGGGGTGAAACCACCCTCGGCCCGTTCGGCCTCGTCGGGGCCGACAAGTACACGCACGCGTTCGCGTATCTCTGCCTCGGTGGCGCGCTGGCGTTCGCGCTCGCGCCAGGGCAGCGCTGGGTCGGGGTGGCCGCGCTCGCGGTCGTCGTCACGTCGCTCTACGGCGGCGGGATCGAGGTCGTCCAGGGCTTCGTCGGTCGCGACCCCTCCCTGCTCGACTGGGGTGCGGACGTCCTCGGCGCGATCGTCGGCGTGGCGCTCGCCATTGGCTTCGATCGGGCGTTGCAACGCCGGGTGTGGACGGAACGGTGA
- a CDS encoding sugar phosphate nucleotidyltransferase, with translation MSIRTAVVLAAGEGNRLRPLTHNRPKPMLPAANRPVLEYVFDALIDAGVEDLAVVIGYKRDRVQEHFGPTYRDVPIEYVAQEKQLGSGHALRCAEPAVDEPFLLVNGDRVIESGLVQDVVAEFETYPDAAATLGVLEHRDARRYGAVALSEGRIEKLVEKPDSDDYRLINAGVYAFRTSIFDAIGETERRDGELQLTDTLARLIDDGEDVRGVRVDGLSPHATYPWDLLTVTREILARGRVDEPVREQGVWVDETALVHDDATLQAPVVVGPDCEVGPGAVVGPNVAVGRNVTVEANATVERTVLDSDTRIGPGSTVLDCVVGEDVTLGAGSIVPGGPADVRVGRRVFEDRQLGAVVADRVTAGGMVGFEPGTLVGPGAHLHTGARVRGEVVAHAEVMS, from the coding sequence ATGAGCATTCGCACCGCCGTGGTTCTCGCGGCCGGCGAGGGCAACCGGCTGCGCCCGCTGACGCACAACCGCCCGAAGCCCATGTTGCCCGCGGCGAACAGGCCCGTCCTCGAGTACGTCTTCGATGCACTGATCGACGCCGGGGTCGAGGACCTCGCGGTCGTGATCGGTTACAAGCGCGACCGGGTGCAAGAACACTTCGGCCCGACCTACCGCGACGTCCCGATCGAGTACGTCGCCCAGGAGAAACAGCTCGGCAGCGGTCACGCCCTGCGCTGCGCCGAGCCGGCCGTCGACGAGCCGTTCCTGCTGGTGAACGGCGACCGGGTCATCGAATCCGGCCTGGTCCAAGACGTGGTGGCGGAGTTCGAGACCTACCCCGACGCCGCCGCCACGCTCGGCGTGCTCGAACACCGCGACGCCAGGCGCTACGGTGCGGTCGCGCTCTCGGAGGGCCGGATCGAGAAGCTCGTCGAGAAGCCCGACTCCGACGACTACCGCCTGATCAACGCCGGCGTCTACGCCTTCCGGACCTCGATCTTCGACGCCATCGGCGAGACCGAGCGCCGCGACGGCGAACTCCAGCTCACCGACACCCTCGCGCGCCTCATCGACGACGGCGAGGACGTCCGGGGGGTCCGGGTCGACGGCCTCTCGCCACACGCCACCTACCCGTGGGACCTCCTCACCGTGACCCGGGAGATCCTCGCCCGCGGCCGGGTCGACGAGCCCGTCCGCGAGCAGGGCGTCTGGGTCGACGAGACGGCGCTGGTCCACGACGACGCCACCCTCCAGGCCCCGGTGGTCGTCGGGCCGGACTGCGAGGTCGGCCCGGGTGCGGTCGTCGGACCGAACGTCGCCGTCGGGCGGAACGTCACCGTCGAGGCGAACGCCACGGTCGAGCGCACGGTATTAGATTCGGACACCCGGATCGGGCCGGGGAGCACGGTGCTGGACTGCGTGGTCGGTGAGGACGTCACGCTGGGTGCGGGGAGCATCGTCCCCGGCGGACCGGCGGACGTCCGCGTCGGCAGGCGGGTGTTCGAGGACCGCCAGCTCGGCGCGGTGGTCGCCGACCGCGTCACCGCGGGCGGGATGGTCGGCTTCGAACCGGGAACCCTCGTGGGGCCCGGTGCACACCTCCACACGGGGGCCCGGGTGCGCGGCGAGGTCGTCGCCCACGCGGAGGTGATGAGCTGA